In Vidua macroura isolate BioBank_ID:100142 chromosome 9, ASM2450914v1, whole genome shotgun sequence, the genomic window AACTAAACacacagggaaggaagggacgGAAGGGAcggaagggaaggaagggaaggaagggaaggaagggaaggaagggaaggaagggaaggaagggaaggaagggaaggaagggaaggaagggaagggaagcctTTCAGTTACCATGGCAGTATGTTTCCATGGAAGCCAAATTTGAAGCCTGTTGCTGCCACAGGAAAGgcctgaagaaaattattagtTTTGAAAATTAACGAAGCTACTCAGTACCTTGAAAGCCAGCCCACCCACAGCCCGCCAAATAACAAAGGTATCTTTGCATCCCTGACAAAGGATTCAATAAACATGTGGGGAAGGAAGAGACAGCAGCAAAAATACCACACAATGAAAAATGGGAGCTTCCTTTTATGCAACCAACAATGCAGAAAACACACTGGTAAGCACAAGGctgaaatatttgtgaaatattGCACATAAAGGTCAGCAAAATCCTACAGAACATCCTGTGTCACTTGCTCCTGAGGGGACTTCTGAGACTAGAGCTGCTTGGTTGCCActtgtttgaaattatttccccatAAATCATGCTGATGGCTCTCCCTCAGTTTGCTCACCCACCTCCCAGAAAAACCTTGGGGATGGAAAGCAAAATTTTCTTGTGGGCTGCCTAATCAATATTGAAGATCAGCTTAGCTGCTCTGATGCTCTCCTTGCTGGTTAGAATAACTTTTTGAATTATTGAAAGTCACCTTCTGCCATCCCAACCCAGTTTCCCCACAAGAAGACACTTTTCCATCATTTTTCAGAAGCCAGGGAGCCCACACAAGCTGCCTGGTGTGGTTTATCACATGTAACTGAAAAAACATGGCACAGATTCAGCCCTTCCCAAAGGGAGGGCATGGGATTCAGCGATGAAGCATTCATGTTCCACAGGCTGCCAAACAAGAGAGTCACAGGCAACACAAGCAGATCCAGCACTACCTCAAATGCACAGATCACAGAGTCCCTGATTCAGTGACCTTCCACCTAGAAGCAAGAACCTCTTCCTCAGTGACATGAAAAGAGCATTGTGAAAACCTTCCAAATGAGGCCCTCTGGGGATAACTCACCTGACCCAGTGAAAGGTAAAGATCAGAGGGAAAGAGCCACCTGTTGGATCATCAGCTGAATCTGACTCCTCATTTCAAGGCAAAGAAAGATCCAAGACCTGCCCCACTGAAACATCACTCCTGTGCCCCTGCCAAAACCTCTCCTGTGCTCTCTGCCACCTCTCCTGtccaggaggaaaagggaaggagaaggagatcATTGTAAAGCACAGTTCAACTAAAagcatttcctttaaaagaaaggcGAGTACAAATAAAGGGCCTGGCACATGGTTTGGgattcctgctctgctcagatTTCACTCAGGGCatgagctgcacagagcactgGGGAATGCTGCATCCCACACCTCCAGGAAAACAACCTTCCCTACCCAAGAGCCACAGACCTCCAAAGAAACTAAAAAATGACTCTGCAAGAGGCACTCAGAACTAGACTACACATGAGAGCAGAACAATTGGCTTAAGTTAACATCTCTTCCCTGCTTGGGGTGCTTTTCTCAGTTCTCAAAAAGAAATCTGTGATCACAGactgataaataaaataaatcaatagaaGAGGGAGGTATGCCGAGTCCTCAGAGACTTCAGCTGTCTTAAATCCAGCGTcacacaaagaagaaattctcttttctaTGCCACCAaaaataaagagggaaaaaaccacaaagaactGCCAAATGTGTTAAATACATAACTTAGggcattttaattaaaaaaagcaaaatacatttcATCATTCATTGGCTGGCACGACGtataaaacttttaaataacAACTTTAATATTAGTCACAAAATACAGCatgttttataaaaatagcTATACGCACTGATATTACTGATAATGTAAAACCACTCTGAATAGGCCATGCAAAGACATTCAGCTTTGACCTTTCAACTTCCAAGTGCTTGTTGCATCTGCTACTTTGTTCCTTCTCAGTCTGCTTGGGAGGGTTCTGTACTGGCACTTGGGGGCCTCCTCCTCCCCCGCCTGCACACAAAGCCCTGGCAAAAGGTTTCAAAAAGGGCTGACAAATTAAGGTGCATCATGGGCATCTCATGGGCCCAGTATTCACagcttatttttcagaaagtgcTCAACATCTGTGTCCTTCTCCATGGACCTCCCTTTGGTCACTTAAAATCTTCAGCTTTTCAGCTAAAACCCTTCCAAATTATTCTTGGCTCTGTTGCACCACAGTATTGAAACTGAAAGCACAGTTCTGACACACAGCCTGAGATTACTACAGGAGGCAGAattctgtggctgcagcaccaTTTTTGTACAGCTGTACTCTGCTTGTGGCATTTCTAAATTATTCACACACCAAAATTCACTGATGTCTGTCTGTTCACATTAGGAAGTCCAGGTAGGACACATAAAAGGTCATGGAGAAATACAATTTTACAGAAAGGAAGGTTTAGCTGAGGATAGCATTAATATAATAAAACCCCACATTAGTATTAAAAAGCCTAACAGTAAATATAAACTGTTACATAAACAGTCTGTTACACTGCTGTTATCAGATTTAAGAACGTAACGGTTCCAAGGGGACATAATGGACATCAAActccagaaaattaaaagaagagaTGGTATGGAGTACATTAGAGTTAAGGGCAAAGATATGTCACATAAAAACCCCACCCCTCTCAGTTTTCACTCCACATGCTGACACACAAATTATCAACAACATAAAAAACTAGAGAGCTCTCTCCATCTCCAGAAATCTGAGCACTCCTTGCACCCTTACAGTACCATCTCATTCCATTTAAGCCCAATGAATATAATAGAGACAGAGATCCACCCCGTCATCACCTTCATTCATGAGTCTACAGAAAAAGAGGAGGGCTCTGTTGGTTGAGAACAGAACCTACTGCTGGCAGTAACAGCAGCACCTTCAAAATGTGCCACCAAAGGAGAGCAGCCACCAAGCAGGGAGAGGCTTGATGCTCTGCCTGGCAAAGTGTGGGTTTTTCCTGATGTATTCAAGTTTGCATTTTAAACTGTGCTCTtctaagaagaaaatgagaaaaacttaGTGATTTATCACCTCAGATAATACAGCAGCAAACTCATcttctgcagttaaaaaaaaaaaaaaatcagttgaatTATCTTAATGCACTAAATCTGACAGGCAAAAAACATTCCCATAAAAAGCTGTCCCCTTTAAGTTACAAGTCACATCACAAGAGCAAGCTCCTAATCAAAGTGTCGGAAGCAGAGCAGCTTTTATCAGCGCTGAAAATCCAAGTAAGAACACAGACTCGTCCTGCCCCCGCCACAGCAGGAAAGAACTTTAGAAGGCTTTATGGGGAACTGGCTGGAAGTCGCTGGTTTTGGTGGCGTGTGCCATGGCCCTGCGCCGGGCCAGGCGGGACTTGGAGGGAGGGGACAGTTTCATGGAGCACACAGCGTGGGCGGCGCTCTCCTGCTCCGCGCTCAGCTCGCTCTCGTGCTGGGACAGCTGCCGGTTCAGGGCTATGGCCTCGGCAGCAAACAGGGTCAGGTCCTTCGTGCTGCTGTTCCTggccagggaaagaaaagcaggaggcagTTTCAACACAGGCACTTCACCCACTTGCCCTCACAGCAGAGTATCTATTTCTAAGCATGTTTGTTTCTTCTACCAAATCATTGAGACAGCAGGCAAAATGACCAgttaatatttgcatttatccTCACCCAGAGGACCAGCAATGCATGACAAGAACACTCTGGGATTTTGGAAACAGCCACAGTTCTACTCCTCCTTCTGCCAAGGACTTCTGATTATAAACCCAGGAAGCCACCTCAGATGTCATCCTTAATTTCTACCTGTTCTCAAAGGATGGGCATAGGGGGCCATTCTGCTCTCCTTCTCCAGAGAACTGCAGTCCCACTATAACTGCACCTGTGGCTTAAGGAAGGGCACTGCTCATGGGAGAACCACCTGAAATCACCAGCAGCAGACACAGAAACAGATGTGTGACTCgggctctctggcacagagaaTCTCCCACCAAATCACTTCCAATGAGGCTTGACCTGCTCACAGTAAATGAATATTGTGAGTGCCACCAACTACAAGGAAAGTTAGATCCAAGTCTGTGTTTGTGGTGATTATTCACCCATCAGAAAGCAGTCTCTTTAGGTAACACACgcctttatgtttttttctccctgtcctgGGCAGCAAGCTGACCAAACAATCATTTTTTCCTGTCTAAGATTAACACTGCACTGCAGGAATTCCCTCTAATGCTTTTCCCACAAACAAGCAAGATTAGATCATTAAGAAATTTCAGAGCTTTAATATTTCTGACGTTCTTAACAAAATTAGTGCAGCACATTTATGAAGCTCCATTCTCAGCCAGGGATATTACTTCCTAATTTGTTAACTCCTCCCTCCCACCCATTCTTTCAGGAATTATTCTTGGCCATGTTTACAGATGTTTAGAAAATAAACCTTACCTTTGAAGAACTTGAGGGGTGGGCAATCCTCTTTCAGGAGCCTGCTAGAAGAAGCATAGAAGAGAAGTTAGTTACATATTAGCAGCTGGGAACCAAGCTTTCCCAAGAGTGACAAAAAACCAAGTGACTCCCCCAAATCCTTACAACTAACAGATATTGCAAATAAACTAATTCACTATGGGCTTACAAATCACTGTTTGCAAAGCATATTTCATAATCTGTCTCCCCTCACAAGAAGATTTCACAGCTTGCAGGTATAAGACTACAGCTTTGGAAGCTCTCCAGAGGGTCTATTCCTTCTTTCCTGAACAGGAAACTGAAACATAAGAGGACACTGCTGTTCTTTTATAACCATATTTACCAGCATTCTGCATTACTGTATTAGCACAATAATTTGTGTACTGCAGTACTTGCTATTCACAAGAAAGCCATTTAAAATGCACAAAGcaataattaaacaaaacaaagcaaacattCAAAGGCTGATATATTCAACCAAATATTTaccacacagaaaaaataaagccacTGTGTATCATTTAATTAATCAAGATACAAGCACTGAAACACACAAGGACTCAAGAAGTTCAGAGACAAGGAACAGCTTATTTGTCACTCTGGAAGAAGAATAACTCTTTATATAAAGGGGGATACATACTCCTTGAACCCATGAATGTTGCAAAACTTGAGCAGCACTCAGTCGTTCTTTGGCATCACAAACCAGAAGCTTTGAGATGAGATCTTTGGCCTCAGAGGAAATATGTGACCAGTCCTTGTCAGGAAATTCATATTTGCCTTCCTGAATGCTCTCAAAAAGCTTGTTCtggtaaaggaaaaattattcaaTTGAAATACACTGCAACAAGAAGGTCTCTCAGGTGAGACTTCCCACTCACTTTTATCCACCTAATGTGGAGGGCAGCAACTGAAACCATCCAGTCTCCTTATGCAGTCAATGGAGAGTGACAGGCAGCTCCACAGAGTGGCTCAGTGCAGCCTAAGATGGGCACAATGCACTGTCTGCTGAAAACACTTCCCCCCACCCCTAAGAGGGCAGATAAAGTACtcaatttttagaaaataaattcaacCCTCACAGGGCTCAGCTTTCATCTGAGGAATTGCAGTGACTACCATAAACCAGATCAAGGACTACAGAACAAGGGAGGATTCCAGAGTGTGGGAAGAGGGTGAGGAGAAGATCTGAAATCTCacaagaggaggaaggagaggcagtTGCCCAACCTTACTTTAGAAACTGGTATCACTCAACTTCTGAACTGCCACCCTCACTTTGCAGTGACAGCTCATCCTCCCAGCTACTTGCCAGCATCAGGCACAGCTCTCCACTGCTGCCATTGCAGCAAGTTCTACACCCAAAGCCCAGGGGAGAACTCTGCACTCCCCACACACCCAGGACATGCACACTCACCTGGCAAACCCTGCAGACTTCTCCCCTGTCCCAGCCACAGTCCGTGCCGCAGTTGCCCACAAAAGGGGGGTAACCACTGAGCATGATGTACAGAATCACCCCCAGGCTCCACAGATCACACCTCTTGTCATAGAACGTGGCCTCCTCCATGAACACTTCCACCACTTCAGGTGCCATGTATTCTGCAGAGCCACACTAAGAAACCAAATTCCATCAAGTTTTCAAAGGGATGGTCACATCAAAACAAGACTCAGGTTTATCATTTTCCACTCTTTATACCAAGTGGCTTGgtgcaaaagcagaaattagGCATCAGTGAATACTGAAGTTCCTATAGTTCTTCAGCAGCACCACAAGCTGTTCCACATGGCTGTGAACCTTTAATCCAAGGTCAAAATATTAGTTTCTAtctttcaggtttttaaatCTTATCCATTAGTTACCAGACAAGTGTATCAGGGGAATAGATTTCTGTAAGACTTCTGCAACACtgtcagatttttctttcacagaaaatggCAAAAGCACAGGACTGTAGTTTTTCAAACTAATGTGTATTATAAAGCTACACACTGATTAGAGAGCTTGCATTCTCCTTAGCTCATTGGCTTGGCTACAGAACCAAAACATGGGGAAATGAATACAAAACTAAGGTTTCAAAGTCTGTCCATAAGCACACAAAAATGGGCACAAAAAGTTTTCCCATTTGATTGTGTAAGATAGAAGCAGGACCAATGTGTCACATGCTGAAAATTAACACTGTAGGCTCCTGTGCTTTTGTGTATTTATTCTGTAACTGGGAAAGCAAGACAGTATTTACCACACATACACTTGCTTGAAATGAACTGCCCAGCACTGGGTGTAGGGGCAGTAAGCCCTTTGGAAGGCCTCctctggagagaagaaaaattggtTTATAGCAGAACAAAGAAAGCACAAGCCACAACAGGTCTCTCACCGGCGTTGTTAATTCAGGAGTTGTTATGGGAGTACACGCACTGTTCAGCTTCACCCCACTGCCAAGATCAAAGTCACATATTTTCACTGGTGATatctaaaaacaaaataagaggTCAGAAAAACTGGGATTAATGTAAAATCTAtgaatatgtatatatgtgaAGTAGAAAACCCCAGGACAGAACACAAATCCCTAGTGAGACCCAGTCTCCTACAGCCACGTTCCATCCCTTGCATtcgcctgccctgccccagctgcacccATACCACCAGCACCTGATCCTGCTACATTATTCTTTTATTTGGTTAGGCAAGTGCCAGTACACTTCAGGGCACTTTGAAAACTCATATAAAGTGACCAGCTGGCCTCTGAATGCTGCTTGTCCATCTGGGTACTGGCTCAGAATAGATGAGGCACTAGGGTGTCACTGCCATCCCTCTACAAGGCCAGCTGGCTTTTTATCTCTTAGCCAGATGTTCACATTTTCACAGCTCAAAGAAGAATTTAGTCTCTTTTAAGCTTCAGTTCTGTTAAATTTAGTTGAAGTTCATGATGGGTTCAAAAGTtttcaagaagagaaaaaaaaatacaaggactgtttttgggaaccaaatttaaaaaattcagtttggaAAGTTAAGAGACCAGAGCAGCACCTTTTCTGGAGATTCACACAGGATGTTTTCAGGCTTCAGATCCCTGTGAGCAATACCTAAACAGAGAGTACAAATGTTCATTAGAAAGGATActctgctgttttatttctcataacTTCTCTTCATTATAAGGTGGCCTGGGAAATATTCTAGGTGTGAGCCTGTTACACACACCTGCCCTTCTTacatataataatttaattgtAAAGTGCAACTGTTAAATGTCACTGTTGCATCCTGCTATACCTTTATTATCCTTAACTGTACAGGAGAGCCTGttgagcaagaaaaaaacctaacatCAGAATATTTTGTTAACCCAAATTTATTATGTTCCTTAAAAGCAGCTTATTAAGATGACTGACCTGTTGGAAAGTTTAATTCTTTACACagtttaatgaaattatttttgtgcctTTTACAGTAAAGTTG contains:
- the MKNK1 gene encoding MAP kinase-interacting serine/threonine-protein kinase 1 isoform X2, which produces MVSSQPVPIADSGKRKKKKRTRATDQVPGKFEDLYKLTAELLGEGAYAKVQGAVSLQTGKEYAVKIIEKNAGHSRSRVFREIETLYQCQGNKNILELIEFFEDDTRYYLVFEKLRGGSILAHIQKRKHFNEREASKVVRDIASALDFLHTKGIAHRDLKPENILCESPEKISPVKICDFDLGSGVKLNSACTPITTPELTTPCGSAEYMAPEVVEVFMEEATFYDKRCDLWSLGVILYIMLSGYPPFVGNCGTDCGWDRGEVCRVCQNKLFESIQEGKYEFPDKDWSHISSEAKDLISKLLVCDAKERLSAAQVLQHSWVQGQAPERGLPTPQVLQRNSSTKDLTLFAAEAIALNRQLSQHESELSAEQESAAHAVCSMKLSPPSKSRLARRRAMAHATKTSDFQPVPHKAF
- the MKNK1 gene encoding MAP kinase-interacting serine/threonine-protein kinase 1 isoform X1, giving the protein MFCHTEMVSSQPVPIADSGKRKKKKRTRATDQVPGKFEDLYKLTAELLGEGAYAKVQGAVSLQTGKEYAVKIIEKNAGHSRSRVFREIETLYQCQGNKNILELIEFFEDDTRYYLVFEKLRGGSILAHIQKRKHFNEREASKVVRDIASALDFLHTKGIAHRDLKPENILCESPEKISPVKICDFDLGSGVKLNSACTPITTPELTTPCGSAEYMAPEVVEVFMEEATFYDKRCDLWSLGVILYIMLSGYPPFVGNCGTDCGWDRGEVCRVCQNKLFESIQEGKYEFPDKDWSHISSEAKDLISKLLVCDAKERLSAAQVLQHSWVQGQAPERGLPTPQVLQRNSSTKDLTLFAAEAIALNRQLSQHESELSAEQESAAHAVCSMKLSPPSKSRLARRRAMAHATKTSDFQPVPHKAF
- the MKNK1 gene encoding MAP kinase-interacting serine/threonine-protein kinase 1 isoform X3, giving the protein MVSSQPVPIADSGKRKKKKRTRATDQVPGKFEDLYKLTAELLGEGAYAKVQGAVSLQTGKEYAVKIIEKNAGHSRSRVFREIETLYQCQGNKNILELIEFFEDDTRYYLVFEKLRGGSILAHIQKRKHFNEREASKVVRDIASALDFLHTKGIAHRDLKPENILCESPEKISPVKICDFDLGSGVKLNSACTPITTPELTTPCGSAEYMAPEVVEVFMEEATFYDKRCDLWSLGVILYIMLSGYPPFVGNCGTDCGWDRGEVCRVCQNKLFESIQEGKYEFPDKDWSHISSEAKDLISKLLVCDAKERLSAAQVLQHSWVQGAPERGLPTPQVLQRNSSTKDLTLFAAEAIALNRQLSQHESELSAEQESAAHAVCSMKLSPPSKSRLARRRAMAHATKTSDFQPVPHKAF